Within Macellibacteroides fermentans, the genomic segment CTTTCTTTTGAAATTCTTGAAAATGCATTGGCTCAGGCTAAAGCGGGCCGTCTGCATATTTTAGGTAAGATTGAAGAGACAATGTCTGAACCTCGTGAAGACCTGAAGCCGCATGCGCCTCGTATTGAGACCATGATCATTGCCAAAGAATTTATCGGTGCCGTAATTGGCCCGGGTGGTAAGATTATTCAGGGAATTCAGGAGAAGACCGGTGCTACAATCGCTATCGAAGAGGTTGACGGTGCTGGCCGTATTGAGATCTCAGGAACAAACAAAGCTTGTATCGATGCTGCAATTGCTACCATCAAGGGTATTGTTTCCGTTCCGGAAGTAAACGAAGTTTATCAGGGTAAGATTTCTTCAATCATGCCTTACGGTGCATTCGTTGAATTCCTTCCGGGAAAAGATGGATTGCTTCATATTTCGGAGATCGACTGGAAACGGTTGGAAACTGTAGAAGAGGCTGGTTTGAAAGAGGGTGACACAATTGAAGTGAAGTTGGTAGATATCGATCAGAAAACCGGTAAATTCAAACTTTCACGCAAGGTATTGCTTCCCCGCCCTGAAGGTATGGAAGAGCGTGCTCCCCGTGCAGAACGTGGTCCACGTCCGGAAAGAGGTCCTCGTCCAGAGCGTGGTAACCGTGATTAAGTAATTTATTACATTAATATATTAAGCCCCGACAGTATCTGCTGCCGGGGCTTTTTTGTAAAAGATAAAAAAAACAGGTACTCCGTTGGATGGAGTACCTGTCTGTATATTTAAATAAGGTATGCTTATTTACTTAGGATGCACATCGGTTTCAATTGTTTGAAGAAGTCGTTTCCTTTATCATCCACAAGAATGAATGCGGGGAAGTTTTCTACTTCAATTTTCCAGATGGCTTCCATACCTAGTTCCGGATATTCAAGGCATTCAACCTTCTTGATGCTTTCCTGAGCAAGGATAGCTGCCGGTCCGCCGATGCTTCCCAGATAGAATCCTCCGTACTTGTGACAAGCATCGGTTACCTGCTGACTGCGGTTACCTTTGGCAATCATGATCATGCTGCCACCCTGCGACTGGAACAGGTCTACATAAGAGTCCATACGGCCGGCAGTTGTGGGGCCGAAGGAGCCAGATGCCATACCGGTAGGTGTTTTAGCCGGACCAGCATAATAGATGGGGTGATCTTTGACATACTGAGGCAATCCCAGACCGGCATCGATTCTCTCTTTAAGTTTAGCATGTGCGATATCGCGGCCTACTACGATTGTACCGTTCAATGACAAACGGGTCGAAACAGGATATTTGCTAAGTTCTTTCAGAATATCGGCCATCGGTTGATTCAAGTCGATCTGAACGGCTTCTCCTTCGCCGGCACGACGTAATTCTTCCGGAATGAAACGGGCCGGATTTGTTTCCATCTTTTCAATCCAGATACCGTCTTTGTTGATTTTAGCCTTAATGTTACGGTCGGCCGAACAAGAAACACCCATACCTACCGGACAAGAAGCTCCATGTCTGGGCAGACGGATGATGCGGACGTCGTGAGCAAAATACTTGCCGCCGAACTGAGCGCCTAGACCCATCTTCTGAGACTCAAGCAAAACCTCTTTTTCAAGTTCGATGTCGCGGAATGCCTGACCACCTTCGTTTCCTGAAGTAGGGAGGTTGTCGTAATATTTAGCAGAAGCCAATTTAACTGTTTTCAAATTTACCTCTGCCGAAGTACCTCCGATAACAAATGCAATGTGATATGGAGGGCAGGCAGCTGTACCTAATGTCTTCATCTTCTCAACCAGGAATTTAACCAGGGATGTTGGATTCAACAACGCTTTGGTTTCCTGATACAGGTAGGTTTTGTTGGCAGAACCACCTCCCTTTGCTATACAAAGGAATTTGTATTCGTTACCCTGTACTGAATAAAGGTCGATCTGAGCAGGAAGGTTGCAGCCTGTGTTGATTTCCTTATACATGTCCAGCGCTACGTTCTGCGAATAACGAAGGTTTTCTTCTGTGTAGGTTTTATATACTCCTAAGGACAGGGCCTCTTCGTCGCAGCCATCGGTCCAGACCTGCTGACCTTTTTTACCCATGATGATAGCTGTACCTGTATCCTGACAGGTAGGAAGCTGACCTTTAGCCGAAACTTCCGAGTTGCGAAGGAAAGTTAGCGCAACAAACTTGTCGTTCTCGCTGGCTTCAGGATCCGATAAAATCTTAGCGACCTGTTCCTGGTGTTCAGTGCGGAGAAGGAAAGATGCATCACGAAAAGCTGCGTTCGCTAATTTGGTAAGTCCTTCGGCTTCTACTTTAAGGATTTCCTTTCCCTCAAATTCACTTACAGAAACATGTTCTTTTGTAAGCAGATAATACTCCGTTTTGTCTTTTCCCATGGGAAAAGGCTCTTGATACTTAAAAGGAGGTGTTGCCATATCTATACTATTTTTAATATAATGATGTTACAATATTATCCCACAAATGTACAGAATAAATCCATACAGATTACAGCTCTAATACCTAAAAGAACTTAAGTGACGTATAACCTGCAGATAGTTTATTTTACAATACGACCTTAAGTCTTTCAATCAGTTCGTTTCCGAGGGCCTCTTTTTTTACGATATGATCTTTTACAGCCAATACAAATGGATTGTTCTCGAAGTCGCCCCGTACGCCTTCAAAGTCTTTCATCTTCTCGGTTGCCGATCCGTCTACTCCGAATCCGATCTTGGAAGTAAGTGAAAACTCTTTCTTTGCATCGGCATACAATAGCTCGTCGAGGGATACGACCGACTCTTTCCATATTTCAGTGAGTGCAATCAATTCCTTTGCAGTGATTGTTTGCAGGTTGACTCCGTAAACCGACTCTATCATATCGTACGCCCAGGTCCACTCCATTTCATAATAATGCTTCTGGATGTCGAGAATAATTGCGGAGATTTCTTCTAACGATGTTATTTCGCCCGCTTCGATGCTGCGCAGCAGATTCTCGATTACTTCCTGAGGGGCAATCATCCCCGACAGATCGATCCATTCTCCCTTTCCCCTGGATTCGGTAGGTTGTAATTGGGCCCAAATTTCCTCTATGCTGGAGAAGGCAATCCCTTCCAGACGTTTGATAAGCGAGTTTCCCAGAAACTTGTTGATTGCCTTTCCGTATAGCGCGAGTCCGTTTCGTAACGAAGACCCTTTGATGCGGGTGTTCTGGTAGTAGTAGATCTCGGAAGTCTCACCTACAAGGGCCTGGAGGTTTTTGAGCACTTCCACGGCCTTCCGCATTTTACTGATAGTATAGGGACTAAGTAAATTGTAATTGATCGGATCTAACTGCAAACCAGCCTTGCGCTTGTCTCGCTTGGGCCATTTCTGTGCATCGCGGATTGTTCCCACACTACGCAGGTTCACACCCGGGACCAGATAGGTTTCATCGTCTTTCTCAATAAGATAGGAGAAAGGCATATCGGATGTGTCGCAGTGGTGATAATGCCTTCCCATCACCAGAGAGAATGCCCCTACACGGGCCGGCCAAAGTATATAAGAGTCGCTTGTCGTTTTGGAGCCTCTTTCTACAATACCCTGATGAATTGGTCCCAGTTTATACATATGGTTGCTTTGGTTGGATCCGCTTCCGGCATTGAGAAAAGAATACATTCCTGCGATCAGCAGGCTGCTTTTGTGCATGGAAACGGTAAAGGGACCAGCAAAGATGGCACAGGCTTCTCCGTTTTCGAAGGCACAGTTGCTGAATAACAAGGAGTCGTGAGCCGAGAAATTGTGAGTGATGTGGCAGGCCTGTCCAACAAAACAACGTACAATCTTGGCTGCATCGGATAATATTACACCTGCCGAAAGGATAAAATCCTGAGCAATTACACTGTCGCCTACATACACAGGCTCTTCTTCGCGGCTGTTTACGGATCCGTTTTCCAGACGGGTGCAATTCTCGATGGTTGCATAGCTCCCGATGCGTACATTCCGTATGGTTCCGGTATTTGTAATACGCGAATTGTTGCCGATCGAGCCTCGTGAGCTGGAAATTTCTTTTGAATAGGATTCGATGAGGTTGCTTATTCTGCTGATTAACTGCGGTCGATGACGATACAGGGTAATCACATAGGCAAGAGGTGCCGGCAGCCAGTCATATATCGGGACTTCACGTCCACCGGTTTCATTCAACACCGACACCAGTGTGCCATTGCCAAAGGAGCTGACTCCATCCACTAAAATTACATTGACATGCTGGATGATACAATTCTCGCCGATATCATAGTTGGCAATGTAATTTTGCACATTTTCAATTAAACAGTTGTCGCCTAATCTGCAATTGTGCAGGGTTACGTGGCGCAGACCGGCATGCTTTTTAAGTCCGCCGGGCAAAATAAATTCTTTGTTGAAAGCCCCCAGGGTTACCTCGCCTGAAAAACGAGTGTGGCTTACATACTTAATGTCAAAGTTCTCGGGCACAAAAACGGAACTCCAGTTGTCCGCCATACATGCATTGGCCTGCAGCATGGCAATTTCTTCCGGCCGCAGGTTACGCTTTTTACTCATACGTTTACAAATTTAGGATAACATGATTTTATTCATCCAGACTTCCATCGTCAACATCATCATATTGTTGGTACAGGAAATCATTATACGGGAAACGCGTGGTGTGAATTTCTCTTACGCGCGAATACAATTTTGTTTTTAGTTCATCTACATTGGTTTTGTCTTTAGCCGAAATAAAAATACAATTGTCTTGCAGACGGTTCATCCATGTATTTTTTAATTCGTCCAGACTTACATTCTCGCGGGTACGCGGGGTCAGATCGTCTTCCTCTTTCGGAACAAACGAGAATGCATCTATCTTATTGAATACAATAATCATTGGTTTCTCCTCTTTGTCGATGTCGGCAAGCGTTTTGTTTACAACCTCTATCTGTTCTTCAAACTGAGGGTGCGAAACATCGACTATATGTACCAACAAATCGGCTTCACGCACTTCATCCAGTGTGGATTTGAATGATTCCACCAGCTCTGTAGGAAGTTTACGGATAAACCCAACGGTATCGGACAGAAGAAACGGTAAATTGTCGATAATTACCTTTCTTACAGTGGTGTCCAGGGTTGCAAACAACTTGTTTTCGGCAAATACTTCACTTTTGCTTAACAGGTTCATAAGAGTTGATTTACCCACATTGGTATAACCAACCAAGGCCACACGAACCATCTTTCCACGGTTTTTGCGTTGGATGGATTTGGTCTTGTCTATGTTTACCAGCTCCTTTTTAAGCAATGAGATCTTGTCGAGGATGATACGTTTGTCGGTTTCGAGCTGAGTCTCTCCCGGTCCACGCATACCAACACCCCCCCGTTGACGCTCGAGGTGAGTCCACAGACGGGTAAGTCGGGGTAACATATACTTGTACTGAGCCAGCTCCACCTGCGTCTTGGCATGGGCAGTCTGTGCCCGTTTAGCAAATATATCGAGAATAAGGCTTGTGCGATCCAGAATCATCACCTGCAATTCCTTCTCAATATTTCGTAATTGCTTTGGAGATAACTCGTCATCAAATATCACAACCCCTATTTCATTTTCAACCACATATTCTTTGATTTCCTGCAACTTACCTGTTCCCACAAAGGTTACCGGATTGGCATAATCCAGTCGCTGGTAAAACATCTTTACCGGCTCCACCCCCGCTGTATCAGCCAAAAACGCCAGCTCATCCAGGTATTCCTTGATTTTCTGTTCGTTTTGATTTGGAGTAATTAACCCCACCAATACCGCTTTCTCTGTTTGTGCCTCTGATATGATAAATTCTTTCATGCTACAAAGATAGTAAATTCAAAGATTTGTTTATATTTGTAGCTAATTTTGTAACCAGATAATTGCCTTAGCTATGAAAAAGACCGCCGTGTGCTTTATTTTTACCCTGTTTTTTACCTCTTTTGCGTTGACTACCAGTGCTCAAACCGTTCACCCCGATCAATGGAGCAGCTGGATTAACGATACTTCGAAGAATTTAGTTGTAATAGATACTTTCAGGGTTCAGAATTTTGAATCTTTTTCCATAGATACATGGGAATACACCTTAACAGGGAAAGGAGCCTCATTAGCAAATGCCTCAATTAATGGAATAACCGGTCAGAATGGAAACTATTCCGTTTGGTTACCTGCGGGAAGTGGTATTGTTTTTGCACCGCTTACTATTTCAGCTTATGAAACAGTTCAGACCCGGATAAACTATGTTGGCAAAGATCTGGCCGTATCTCAAAAACTTCTGTACTCTTCCATTCAGGATAACATTGCAATTAGTGATCAATTTCAAGATCCTAATACGGATGGTTCTTTCAAATCCCGGACAATGTCTAAAGTGAACTTAATACATATCTATGTTGACGAGACGACTCCTCCGCAGGGAGGGTTTTATGTAGATAATGTATTCAGTTACGGGAAAATTGCCGGAAACTCACTGTTTACCGGTGTCGGAAACTGGAACGATTCAATCCGGTGGAGCCATCTTCCGCCGGCCCGTCTTAGGAAGGCGCTGGTTGCAGGAAATGTAACGGTGACGAATAATCAGCAGGTAAGCGGCTTGAAAATAGGACAAGGATCTGTCAAAGTGGATGAAGGTGCTCGACTTACAATAGACAGTACGCTTGTCTTGTATCATACAGCACAACACAAATCGGAGTTTATTAATAAGGGAACGTTGGTGGCAAAAGATAAAGTTCAATTGGTAACCTCTTTCCCTCAAAAGGGGGTATGGCGTTTTATTTCATTCCCTTTCGATGTGTATGCAAATGGTATAGATCCCCGGTTTATTTTGAAAGATGATCAAACGGCAACGAACGGAAACTATCTTTATGCACAAATATATGATGCCAGCAAGCGGGCTGAAACAGGGACTGAATCTTCTAACTGGAAACCCGTGCCGGCGTCATTGGGGACTGGAGATCAATTGGTCTTTCAAAAAAATAAAGGCTATCTGATTGCTATCGACGAGGCTTCAACCGATACGTTGCTCACCTTTACCTCCCGGTCCGGGGCTATTCCGTCTGACTTTGGCAAGGAGGTTCAACTATCCGTACCTCATTACAGCTATCAGGAAAATGCAGGCTCTCCGCACAGCGGTTGGTATTTATCCGGAAATCCGTTCCCATCACCTATGTCTGTCAGCCAACTGCCGGCGGGGACTTCTTTGGGGAATTTTATATATTGGTATAATGGCTCAACCTATGAGGTCTTTGATGCAGGAGGTAGTGGTGTGATTCCTGCCTATGGTGCGTTCTTCTTTAAAACTACGGCACAAACCGATGTCAGCCTAAAAACCAGGGATTTTCCGGTGGTGAAAGGAGAGGCGTTTTCTTCTTCCAATTCATTCATTGGAATTACGTTGCAGG encodes:
- a CDS encoding fumarate hydratase, producing the protein MATPPFKYQEPFPMGKDKTEYYLLTKEHVSVSEFEGKEILKVEAEGLTKLANAAFRDASFLLRTEHQEQVAKILSDPEASENDKFVALTFLRNSEVSAKGQLPTCQDTGTAIIMGKKGQQVWTDGCDEEALSLGVYKTYTEENLRYSQNVALDMYKEINTGCNLPAQIDLYSVQGNEYKFLCIAKGGGSANKTYLYQETKALLNPTSLVKFLVEKMKTLGTAACPPYHIAFVIGGTSAEVNLKTVKLASAKYYDNLPTSGNEGGQAFRDIELEKEVLLESQKMGLGAQFGGKYFAHDVRIIRLPRHGASCPVGMGVSCSADRNIKAKINKDGIWIEKMETNPARFIPEELRRAGEGEAVQIDLNQPMADILKELSKYPVSTRLSLNGTIVVGRDIAHAKLKERIDAGLGLPQYVKDHPIYYAGPAKTPTGMASGSFGPTTAGRMDSYVDLFQSQGGSMIMIAKGNRSQQVTDACHKYGGFYLGSIGGPAAILAQESIKKVECLEYPELGMEAIWKIEVENFPAFILVDDKGNDFFKQLKPMCILSK
- a CDS encoding DUF4954 family protein, translating into MSKKRNLRPEEIAMLQANACMADNWSSVFVPENFDIKYVSHTRFSGEVTLGAFNKEFILPGGLKKHAGLRHVTLHNCRLGDNCLIENVQNYIANYDIGENCIIQHVNVILVDGVSSFGNGTLVSVLNETGGREVPIYDWLPAPLAYVITLYRHRPQLISRISNLIESYSKEISSSRGSIGNNSRITNTGTIRNVRIGSYATIENCTRLENGSVNSREEEPVYVGDSVIAQDFILSAGVILSDAAKIVRCFVGQACHITHNFSAHDSLLFSNCAFENGEACAIFAGPFTVSMHKSSLLIAGMYSFLNAGSGSNQSNHMYKLGPIHQGIVERGSKTTSDSYILWPARVGAFSLVMGRHYHHCDTSDMPFSYLIEKDDETYLVPGVNLRSVGTIRDAQKWPKRDKRKAGLQLDPINYNLLSPYTISKMRKAVEVLKNLQALVGETSEIYYYQNTRIKGSSLRNGLALYGKAINKFLGNSLIKRLEGIAFSSIEEIWAQLQPTESRGKGEWIDLSGMIAPQEVIENLLRSIEAGEITSLEEISAIILDIQKHYYEMEWTWAYDMIESVYGVNLQTITAKELIALTEIWKESVVSLDELLYADAKKEFSLTSKIGFGVDGSATEKMKDFEGVRGDFENNPFVLAVKDHIVKKEALGNELIERLKVVL
- the hflX gene encoding GTPase HflX, producing MKEFIISEAQTEKAVLVGLITPNQNEQKIKEYLDELAFLADTAGVEPVKMFYQRLDYANPVTFVGTGKLQEIKEYVVENEIGVVIFDDELSPKQLRNIEKELQVMILDRTSLILDIFAKRAQTAHAKTQVELAQYKYMLPRLTRLWTHLERQRGGVGMRGPGETQLETDKRIILDKISLLKKELVNIDKTKSIQRKNRGKMVRVALVGYTNVGKSTLMNLLSKSEVFAENKLFATLDTTVRKVIIDNLPFLLSDTVGFIRKLPTELVESFKSTLDEVREADLLVHIVDVSHPQFEEQIEVVNKTLADIDKEEKPMIIVFNKIDAFSFVPKEEDDLTPRTRENVSLDELKNTWMNRLQDNCIFISAKDKTNVDELKTKLYSRVREIHTTRFPYNDFLYQQYDDVDDGSLDE